In Hyla sarda isolate aHylSar1 chromosome 12, aHylSar1.hap1, whole genome shotgun sequence, a genomic segment contains:
- the LOC130296850 gene encoding BCL-6 corepressor-like protein 1 translates to MRLPNKACEEEMYRVPIMDPMYMPRSHSSASSVTENVPRPIPSEEVRPKQQAPTDVPRPTPRPEVWPNQQAPTEVPRPTPPQEVRPDQPAPTVVPVASAAAMNIVVSVNPSVAQSRLTNVSWDTAINPMREFQPRAPRYMSQSRKYADRRGCESFACH, encoded by the coding sequence ATGAGGCTGCCTAACAAAGCCTGTGAAGAGGAAATGTACCGAGTGCCCATCATGGATCCTATGTATATGCCAAGGTCCCATTCTTCAGCATCATCTGTAacagaaaatgtgcccaggcctattccctctgaggaggtgaggcctaagcaACAGGCACCAAcagatgtgcctaggcctactccacgcCCAGAGGTGTGGCCTAACCAACAGGCACCGACGGAAGTACCGCGGCCTACTCCACCCCAGGAGGTGAGGCCGGACCAACCAGCACCAACTGTGGTACCAGTGGCCTCAGCTGCTGCTATGAATATTGTGGTTAGCGTGAACCCATCTGTGGCACAGTCCCGACTCACAAATGTCTCTTGGGACACTGCCATAAATCCCATGAGGGAATTCCAACCTCGTGCTCCTCGCTACATGTCTCAGAGCCGGAAGTACGCTGATAGGCGAGGTTGTGAGTCTTTTGCTTGCCATTAA